In the genome of Thiorhodovibrio winogradskyi, the window AATCGCGTGGTGATGATGCGAGATGCCCCGGACCATGGCAAGGAGGACTTCATTTTGCTGTCCGGCACCCGAGTGCGCGAGATGCTCGGCCAAGGCGAGGCGCCGCCGCCGGAGTTCTCTCGGCCCGAAGTGGCGAAAATCCTGATGGACTACTATCAATCGCTTGGCTGAAACCCGTCGCCGGGCTGAAAGCAGTCGCTTAAATGACCAGGATTGGCTCTTGTAAGCCCCTTTACAAGCAGTTTAGTTGATCTCGGTCGATAGGCATTTCGTTAATTCGTAATAAAATAAAGCTGCGGCAACCTGCAGCTAACGGAGACCCTCAAACAATGATCACTAGTAATCCCTTCGTCGAGCTCTCGACGATCATCCCGCCTGGCGCGATGAAGGCCTATGTCGTCCTCATGGTCTTGCTTGTCATCGGTGGTACCCTGCTCGATATCTGGCACAAAAAGAGCGCGCTCTACTTCTTCGAGAAAGGCAAGTCGCTGAAAAAGCTGGCTAAGCGCGAGGTCAGCAGTGCCGAGAAGCTGACCATCGCCATCAGCACCATCAAGCATGAGGTGTTGTCCTCGGGCGAGTTCGAGAATCCTGACCGGCGTAAATCGCACCTGCTGATGATGTACGGCTTCATCGTCTTCGTGCTGACAACGGCCTCGATGATTTTCAGCCTGCCGGCCGCCGAGGGGCAGTCTTGGTTCCTGACCTCCCTACTATGGCATGCGGGCGCTGCCTCCATCTGTGTCGGCGGGTACTGGTTCTGGTTCAAAATCCGTGCCGACGTGCGCTCCGAGGGCCACGAGTGGTATGAGGTGCATCAGTCCGACATTTTCATCGTCTCCTTGCTGCTGATGGCCGGCTTTGCCCTGATTTGGTCGCTGCTGGGTCTGGGCGTGCTGGGTGGCTTCGCCTTCTTCGTCTTTATCGCGGCCGCGACCACGCTCTTTAGCACTGTCCTCTGGTCAAAGTTCGCGCACATGTTCTTCAAGCCCGCCGCCGCCTTCCAGAAGAAAGTGGCTAAGGCCGATGGTTCCCTCGATAAGCTGCCTGAAGTGCCCGAGTTGACCGACCCGGTCGTCAAGGAGCGCTTTCCGGATATTCCTGAGTACATGGGCGAGAAGCCCGCTTATATGGGCTTGGGAATCAAGCGTGAAGCGCCGAGCCATTACTGAGACTTATTGACTCAATCGGGTTTGCTCAATCGGGTTCACTGAATCTGGTTCACTGAATCAGGTCACGAAGAGGATTAGAAGATGCCAACTTTTGTTTACATGACCCGCTGCGATGGTTGCGGCCAGTGCGTTGATATCTGTCCGTCAGACATCATGCACATGGACTCCGTTGTCCGTCGTGCCTATAACATAGAACCCAACATGTGCTGGGAATGTTATTCCTGCGTCAAGGCCTGTCCGCACAATGCGATTGACGTGCGCGGCTACGCTGACTTTGCTCCGCTCGGCCATTCAGTGCGGGTGCAGCGCGACGAGGAGAAAGGCGTGATTGCCTGGCGGATCATTTTCCGCAATGGCGAGAAAGACATGACGCTGCTCGCGCCCATCACAACCAAGCCCTGGGGCCAAGCGATCCCGCAACTCGCCGACGAAGCCGAGCCTAGTCAAGAAATGCGCGATAGCCAGCACCTGTACAACGAGCCCAAGTACATTCGGCTGGATGATGGTGGTCTGCACACGCTTGAGTCCAATGGCCTTAAACTGAAAGAAGGGGTGTACTACTGATGGCTTTCAAGACAATCATCGAAGATGGCATCGACATCCTGGTCGCCGGCGCCGGCCTGGGCGGTACGGGCGCGGCCTTCGAGGCGCGTTACTGGGGCAAGGATAAAAAAATCGTCATTGCAGAAAAAGCGAACATTGACCGTTCAGGCGCCGTGGCGCAGGGCCTCTACGCCATCAACTGTTACATGGGCACCCGCTTTGGCGAGAACAACCCGGAAGATCATGTGCGTTACGCGCGCATCGACCTCATGGGCATGGTGCGCGAGGATCTGCTGTTCGACATGGCCCGCCATGTGGATTCCACCGTGCATCAATTCGAGGAATGGGGCCTGCCGCTGATGCGCAACCCCAAGACTGGTGCCTATCAGCGCGAAGGGCGCTGGCAGATCATGATTCACGGCGAGTCCTACAAGCCGATCGTCGCCGAGGCGGCCAAGAAGTCCGCGGACAAGGTCTTCAACCGCATCTGTGTCACTCATTTGCTGATGGATGAGAGCAAGCCGAACCGAGTCGCTGGCGCTGTCGGCTTCAATGTGCGCACCGGCAATTATCATGTGTTTAAGTCCAAGGCCGTGATCGTGGCCGCCGGTGGAGCCTCGAACATCTACAAGCCGCGTTCGGTCGGCGAGGGTGCCGGTCGCGTCTGGTACGCACCCTGGTCCTCCGGCTCCGCTTACGGCCTGTTGATTGGTGCCGGCGCCAAGATGACCCAGATGGAAAACCGCATCGTGCTGGCGCGCTTCAAGGACGGCTATGGTCCGGTCGGTGCCTACTTCCTGCATCTGAAGACCTACACCCAGAATTGCAACGGCGAGGAGTATGAGTCCAACTGGTGGCCGCAACTGCAGGAAATGGTCGGCAAGGAATACCTCGACCCCGAGGCCTCCCACCGCACCCATAGACCCATCCCGACCTGTCTGCGCAACCATGCGCTGATCAACGAGGTCAACGCCGGGCGCGGCCCGATTCACATGATCACCATGGAGGCCTTCCAGGATCCGCATCTGGAGGAAATCGGCTGGCACAACTTCCTCGGCATGACCGTCGGCCAGGCCGTGCTCTGGGCCGCCACCGACGTGGATCCGAAGAATGAAAACCCCGAGTTGACCACCTCCGAGCCTTATGTCATGGGCTCGCACGCCACCGGCTGCGGTGCCTGGTGCTCGGGTCCCGAGGACATCTCGCCACCCGAGTATTTCTGGGGTTACAACCGTATGACCACGGTCGAGGGGTTGTTCGGTGCTGGTGATGCCGCTGGTGGCACCCCGCACGCCTTCTCGTCCGGTTCCTTCACCGAAGGGCGGTTGGCGGCCAAGGCGGCCTGCAAGTACATCGACGATGGCAAGGCCGAGGGCATTCGCGTAACTGATGAGCAAATCGAGCGCCGTCGCGCCGAGATCTACAAGCCGATGGAGCATTATCGGGTCTATCGCAACGAGATCACCGCCGGTTCGGTCAACCCCAACTACATCAACCCGCGCCAAGGCCTGGATCGCCTGCAAAAGTTGATGGACGAGTATTGCGGTGGTGTGACTGTCAGCTACATGACCAACGAGAAGTTGCTGAATATCGGTCTCAAGAAGATGAAGATCTTCGAGGAAGATCTCGAGAAGATTGCCGCGGAGAATATCCATGAACTCCTGCGCGCCTGGGAGTTGAAGCATCGCCATCTCACCTCCGAGGCGGTCATGCAGCACACCCTGTTCCGCAAGGAGACCCGCTGGCCTGGCTACTATTACCGTGGCGATGTCATGAAGGTGGACGACGAGAACTGGCATGTACTGACCGTCTCGCGTCGTGATCCAGAAACCGGCGAATACACCATGGAAAAGGCGCCTTGCTACCATCTGGTTGAGGCCTAGGGGGCTGGGCGGGGCGAATTCATTCGCCCCGCCGTCCCGCTCTGCTCAATATCGACAATAAGCAAAATTTCATCGTGGATGCACGAGAAAGCAAGATCGACGCGTCCAGTTGATCTTTTTTTCTGTGCCTTCATTTTTCCACTCGCAACGATGAAAACATCATGGCGGAGCGCCGGCGATTGACGAGGATATGACATGAATATTATCGATCTAACGGACGAAGAGATCCTCGCGATTGCCCATCCCATGTGGGATGACTTGATTAAGTATTCCAACCAGGGCGCATACGGTAAGTTCATCAGAAAATTCTCCTATGACCTGCTGCTTGGACTGAATGAAGTCGAAATGGGCAAACAGTTCGCACACAGCGAGTTATCCCGTAATCTGGTCGAGGAACGCGACTTTCTCGGACTCATCCGCCGTGGTGAACATGTGACCGCGCTTTATCGCGTGCGCAGCAAGACGCGGGAAGGCGAATGGCTCGGGCGCATGGTCCTTGGCTTTGAGAAAGGCGAAGTCCGGATTTTTGCCGCCTCGATTTTCTGATCGCCCTTGATTTAGACTTCGACTTCAGGCAATCCGGCCCAAAAGGAGACCATGAATTCAGTCATTCAGGACAATAAGTTTGTCGAGCTAACCTATCGCGTCCTCGATCAAAAAACCGGCGATGTGCTGACGACCGTGGATTTTCCGCTTGGCTATGTGCACGGCACCAATACCGTCTTGGATGCTCGGGTGATGGCGGAACTGGAAGGGAAGCAAGCGGGAGAGACGCTGTCGGTACCCATTGATTGCACGGATCTTTATGGCTCGCGCGACGAGTCCCTAGTCGTTACCGACTTGATCGAGAACGTTCCCGAGGAGTATCGCGAACTTGGCACCCGCATTGTCATGGAGAACGCCAAGGGTGAGACCAAGAGTTTTCTCGTCACCCGAATGGATGACAAAACGCTCACCATTGATGGCAATCATCCGCTCTGCGGCCGGCAGGTGGTCTTCGAGTTGGAAGTGCTGAAGGTGCGTGATGCCACCGAGGAAGAAATTCTCGCCGGCGGCAAGCTCGAACAGGGACCCAATCTTGGTGGGGCCGAAACAAGACCAATCTGACCAGAGGCAGCGCTGGATAGTGCTTGCACCTAGGGGGCGATGTATTTGCCCAATTGCCTATCCTTCAATTGGAGCGCCGCAGTGGTGTATTCCTTTCAATGATCATGACCCATACCCAAGTTTCGCGCGATGTCTGATAACAACCCTGCTCCAGTCACCAAAGAAGAATGCCGCTTTTGTGTGTCAAAACCCGGCCGTCAGCTGATGATCGAGAGCACGCAGGGTTTTGCCGCTTATGATCGCTTTCCCGCCAGTCCAGGCCACTTTCTGGTCATTCCCTATCGCCATTTCGCCAGCTATTTCGACATCAATGATGCCGAGTTGGTCGATCTTTGGGGCTTGGTTAAACGCGGCAAGGAGATGGTCGAGGAAGCCTACCACCCGGATGGCTATAACATCGGCATTAACGTCGGCCACTGGGCTGGGCAATCCATTCATCATCTGCACATCCATGTGATCCCGCGCTACAAAGGCGATGTCGAAAATCCCAAAGGCGGCGTGCGCGGCGTGATTCCGCACAAGAAACTGTATCACCTTGCCCAGGATTAGAGGCAGGGGATTCGATAAAGGGGGCTGTCCCGGAGTCAGCAGAAGGTAATGGCTTCAGCCGCGACAAAAAAAGTGGTTAATTCTTAAGCTGAGCTAAGGGTTAAGGATGGAATAGCTTCCGCATCGCGCCATAGACCTGCTCATAGGTATAGGCATTCTCTCCGCAATGGATGAGTTCGTCATCTTCCGCATCATTCTCAGTGGCAGAAGATGCGCGAAATGTCAGGTAAGGGTGAACCTCTAGGCCCTCGATTTCAATTCCTGCCAGATCATCAATGATGCCAGTGATGCTCAGCGCGATTTCGGCCGTCAGGTCTTCGATTCGCGCTTGGTCAAATCCTGTTTCTTGAAGCTTGGCTTCTTGAAGCTTCATTTTGATCCGTTCAACGATCTCCGCGGTAAAAATCCGCTGTAGTTCGTCGAATTGCTTACTGTCTAATCTCAGCTTCATGCTCAAGACCTTTGCAGCCGCGTCAGCCTAGGTTTGGGGCTCACGCGGCTGCATGTGCTCAGATACGCGCCTACATTACATTGGTTGTGTCTAACCAAGGACGCTAGTATGGATCGCTCATTGGGTTCTTTTGGCTAGGGGCGTTTGGGCGTCTGATAAGGGACTTCCTTCTGGAACTTGTCCCAAATCACATCGTATCCAACATAGCCCTTATCGTTAGCTTGTTTTTGCCGGGTCAAAACAAAGCGGCTATGGCCGTCTGGAACCTGGGGGCGGGTCTTTGGTTGATCGCTCATGACTGACCTCTGCTAATTCATTAGGCTTAGGATTGTAGGACTGGCTATATTAACGCAATTCGGCATGGGATATTGTGTTTTCAGTAAAAAACACCACTAGAACGCTATCGCGTCGCGCTCATGCTGTCAAGCTGGCGCAAGCAAGCCCAGCGATTCAAAATTTTGGTGTTTCATCTTGTGTAGAAGCGGCTTCCAGCCGCTTCATGACGCGCCAACTGATGACAGAGCCAACAATCAGCCGTTGGAAACCGAAATATGGAATTGCTGGCTGTTGCCAAGATAATAGCGAGGGTTCAAAAATAAGCGATACAACTTAGCTTCGAAAAGTCGGGCGCGCTTCGCTTAGCCCGACCTACCCTGTAGCGCTCATTTGTGCGCTCGTACAGATCTGACAGTTAGTGCTCCAGCGGTCATGCAACGCGGTGCCAAGGCTGCCAGGCAGATTGGTTCAGGCAGGCCTGTTCTGGCCAGGAATGCTGGAGCCATTAGTGCGCGGTGGCTGGCCTGTTGGCCGGCAGAATGCCGCGACTGATAAGATACTCGATCACCTCGACGGCCAGCGCCTCGGGCGGGCGTTCACCATCCGCGTGCAACACCAGTTCTGCTGCCTCCGGGGCCTCATAGGGATCGTCAATGCCGGTGAAATGTTTGATTTCTCCAGCGCGGGCCTTTTTATACAAGCCTTTGGGATCGCGCTCCTCGCAGATTTCGAGCGGGGTATCGACGAACACCTCAATAAAGTCACCCTCGCGCATGGTGTCTCGTACGCGCTGGCGGTCGAGACGATAGGGGCTGATGAAGGCGGTCAATGCGATCACCCCAGTCTCGCAAAAAAGTTGTGCCACGGCACCAATACGACGGATGTTCTCTTCCCGATCAATTGCCGTGAAGCCCAGGCCAAAGCGCTCGGCAAAAGCCTCCCCATGGGTCTCGCGCAGCATACCGGGGCCGGCATTGAGTGCATGGCGCACATTATCCCCATCGAGCACGGCGGTCCGGACGCCACGTTCACAAAGCATGTGGTCGAGGATGTTCGCAAGCGTGCTCTTGCCAGAACCGCTTAAACCGGTAAACCAGATCACACAGCCGCGATGGCCGTTGATGCGCTCGCGGTCGTCGCGGGAGACACGATGTTCGTGCCAGGTCACATTGGTATCGTTAGTCATGGATAGATGTCACTCAGTCAGTAGCGATCAGTTGCAGAGCGCATCGGGGGTGTCTGACAGCAATCCCGGGCGCTTGTGGCTTTGACACAAAAAAAGACTGGGCGAGGGGCCGAGTTCTTTTATTCTTGTGTCTCTAGTGCGTCGGGTCAAAGGACCGAATTTCGTTATACGGTGTTGGCCCCATTAGATTCTGATTCCCAATCGATTGGTGCAGTACAACAAATTAAGATTGCAAAATCAAATCTCAGAACGGGTGCCGTCTCCGCATGGATTCCATTGAGCAGATCGACAATCGTTCTTGGGTCGGGATATTCATGTCCGACGGCATTGAGCAGACCGCGTTGCCGTTCCCAGTCGGTGGTCTAGGTGACGATTCCCTGCTTTTCCATGAGTGCATGCTAGGGAGTGCATGCTAGGGAGTGCATGCAAGGGAGTGCATGCAAGGGAGTGCATGTCCTGTAATTGTTTTCTCATAGACTACTGCAAGTTAATCTATTTTTTAACTTTTATAAGCGCTCGCCCTGCATTGTAGCCTCCGGAAAACGACCAGCGATACCAATAGGCGGCTTTCAACGAGGCGTTTCTGATTCGCACCGTGGCCATGGGTCGGAAGGGGCTGTCAGGGAGCTGTTGGATCTCGGCGAGCGACATCTCGTCGGCGAGGCCGACATGAATTTGGAAGTACGGATGAATCCAGCGCGTGGCGGGCTCGTCGCTATCTAGCAGGGGAACCGGCGTGGTGCCGATCAGTGGCGACATGGCCAATAGGGGCAGCAGAATTGAGATTCGGCTGACGGGCATGGGAAAAGGGTTTTGATCTGCAGCAGCAGGCGATAGCCGTCACCGTGGACGGACTCAAATTGCTTCCGTGCCCTGTCGCGCATTGAGACGGCGGATTTTCTCGCACAAATGCCGGATCACATTAGATTCGCCAAGCCTTGCACAACCACCTCGACGCCCAGGTGGCGGATTTCGGGGTCCGCTATGCCGACTGGCTTGGTGACGACCTACAAGCCCATCCGAGCGACGGTCTTGTGGCCTTGCGTGCCGCCGTCAGCGCCGCACACGCCCGAGGACATGACTTGTATCTGCTGATTGATGAATACGACAACTTTGCCAATGAGCTGATGCACGGGCGGCGGGCGGACTACGATGCCTTGGTTTCGGGCGAAGGGTTGCTGAAGACGGTGTTCAAGGCGGTCAAATCCCTGGCCTCGGGAGCCGGCATTGATCGGCTGTTCATCACAGGCGTATCGCCCGTGGTGCTGGCGTATGTTTCCAGCGGTTACAAGGTCTCCAAGGATGTCAGTCTTGATGCGAACTGTGTTTATCTGGTCGGCTTTAGCGAGGCGGAAATCGCCGCCGTGCTGGATCAGCTTGCCGCCGAGCGAGGGTGTGACCGCGACTGGTCGGCGCGCATGCTGGACACCATGCGCACCTGGTACAACGGCTATCGTTTCGGCTACGAGCCTGGCCCTTCTATAGCAATCAATAGTCTTTTCCCCCGGCCCAACCCAGGCCGGGTCTGATGCTGGCTGTTTATCCCAGCAGTTGCGCGCCCGGCTCGGCAGGTGCCGCCTGCCCAACTAGGCCCACAAGGGCGCTGTCATCAAGCCCGCTGGCTTGGGCGTCGAATGCTGTCGGCAAGAACCGCTCCTGATACTCGCTGCTGGTCATGAAGCCAGCAATCGTCCCCAGTTCATCATTGCTCTGGGCAAGTTGGCTCTCCCACCAGGCCACACCGGCGTCATCCGGGGCACGATCCAAGATTGAGAGATAGAGACTGTTGAGCAGCAACCTGTCTTCCCGGAGCGCCAAGTACTCGGGCTGTTGCGCCAGTTCCAGCAGCAACGCGCCCGCCGAGCTACCTGTCTCCAGGGCTTGGGTCCAGGTGGTGCGTTCCTGCTCGCTCGGGGCGCGCTCCAGCATCGCGCCGAACAGGGTCTCAACCCGCTCCGCACTGGTCAGCGGACCGTGCTGATCGAGGAGCTCGGATGACTGCAGGAAGGCATTGGCGATCTGCTCCATCGCAAC includes:
- the aprB gene encoding adenylyl-sulfate reductase subunit beta; translated protein: MPTFVYMTRCDGCGQCVDICPSDIMHMDSVVRRAYNIEPNMCWECYSCVKACPHNAIDVRGYADFAPLGHSVRVQRDEEKGVIAWRIIFRNGEKDMTLLAPITTKPWGQAIPQLADEAEPSQEMRDSQHLYNEPKYIRLDDGGLHTLESNGLKLKEGVYY
- the aprA gene encoding adenylyl-sulfate reductase subunit alpha, which translates into the protein MAFKTIIEDGIDILVAGAGLGGTGAAFEARYWGKDKKIVIAEKANIDRSGAVAQGLYAINCYMGTRFGENNPEDHVRYARIDLMGMVREDLLFDMARHVDSTVHQFEEWGLPLMRNPKTGAYQREGRWQIMIHGESYKPIVAEAAKKSADKVFNRICVTHLLMDESKPNRVAGAVGFNVRTGNYHVFKSKAVIVAAGGASNIYKPRSVGEGAGRVWYAPWSSGSAYGLLIGAGAKMTQMENRIVLARFKDGYGPVGAYFLHLKTYTQNCNGEEYESNWWPQLQEMVGKEYLDPEASHRTHRPIPTCLRNHALINEVNAGRGPIHMITMEAFQDPHLEEIGWHNFLGMTVGQAVLWAATDVDPKNENPELTTSEPYVMGSHATGCGAWCSGPEDISPPEYFWGYNRMTTVEGLFGAGDAAGGTPHAFSSGSFTEGRLAAKAACKYIDDGKAEGIRVTDEQIERRRAEIYKPMEHYRVYRNEITAGSVNPNYINPRQGLDRLQKLMDEYCGGVTVSYMTNEKLLNIGLKKMKIFEEDLEKIAAENIHELLRAWELKHRHLTSEAVMQHTLFRKETRWPGYYYRGDVMKVDDENWHVLTVSRRDPETGEYTMEKAPCYHLVEA
- a CDS encoding adenylyl-sulfate reductase, which produces MITSNPFVELSTIIPPGAMKAYVVLMVLLVIGGTLLDIWHKKSALYFFEKGKSLKKLAKREVSSAEKLTIAISTIKHEVLSSGEFENPDRRKSHLLMMYGFIVFVLTTASMIFSLPAAEGQSWFLTSLLWHAGAASICVGGYWFWFKIRADVRSEGHEWYEVHQSDIFIVSLLLMAGFALIWSLLGLGVLGGFAFFVFIAAATTLFSTVLWSKFAHMFFKPAAAFQKKVAKADGSLDKLPEVPELTDPVVKERFPDIPEYMGEKPAYMGLGIKREAPSHY
- a CDS encoding FKBP-type peptidyl-prolyl cis-trans isomerase translates to MNSVIQDNKFVELTYRVLDQKTGDVLTTVDFPLGYVHGTNTVLDARVMAELEGKQAGETLSVPIDCTDLYGSRDESLVVTDLIENVPEEYRELGTRIVMENAKGETKSFLVTRMDDKTLTIDGNHPLCGRQVVFELEVLKVRDATEEEILAGGKLEQGPNLGGAETRPI
- a CDS encoding HIT family protein, encoding MIESTQGFAAYDRFPASPGHFLVIPYRHFASYFDINDAELVDLWGLVKRGKEMVEEAYHPDGYNIGINVGHWAGQSIHHLHIHVIPRYKGDVENPKGGVRGVIPHKKLYHLAQD
- the cysC gene encoding adenylyl-sulfate kinase; protein product: MTNDTNVTWHEHRVSRDDRERINGHRGCVIWFTGLSGSGKSTLANILDHMLCERGVRTAVLDGDNVRHALNAGPGMLRETHGEAFAERFGLGFTAIDREENIRRIGAVAQLFCETGVIALTAFISPYRLDRQRVRDTMREGDFIEVFVDTPLEICEERDPKGLYKKARAGEIKHFTGIDDPYEAPEAAELVLHADGERPPEALAVEVIEYLISRGILPANRPATAH
- a CDS encoding AAA family ATPase, with the protein product MHNHLDAQVADFGVRYADWLGDDLQAHPSDGLVALRAAVSAAHARGHDLYLLIDEYDNFANELMHGRRADYDALVSGEGLLKTVFKAVKSLASGAGIDRLFITGVSPVVLAYVSSGYKVSKDVSLDANCVYLVGFSEAEIAAVLDQLAAERGCDRDWSARMLDTMRTWYNGYRFGYEPGPSIAINSLFPRPNPGRV